The proteins below come from a single Zea mays cultivar B73 chromosome 8, Zm-B73-REFERENCE-NAM-5.0, whole genome shotgun sequence genomic window:
- the LOC100273061 gene encoding Peroxidase 1 precursor (The RefSeq protein has 1 substitution compared to this genomic sequence) → MGGVRSYFFIIAAAVVAVVLALLPAGATGAGLKVGFYSKTCPSAESLVQQAVAAAFKNNSGIAAGLIRLHFHDCFVRGCDGSVLIDSTANNTAEKDAVPNNPSLRGFEVIDAAKKAVEARCPKTVSCADILAFAARDSIALAGNNLTYKVPAGRRDGRVSRDTDANSNLPSPLSTAAELVGNFTRKNLTAEDMVVLSGAHTVGRSHCSSFTNRLYGFSNASDVDPTISSAYALLLRAICPSNTSQFFPNTTTDMDLITPALLDNRYYVGLANNLGLFTSDQALLTNATLKKSVDAFVKSESAWKTKFAKSMVKMGNIDVLTGTKGEIRLNCRVINSGSSSSGLFQLHTATASDEEFAHVATN, encoded by the exons ATGGGGGGTGTGCGTAGCTACTTCTTCATCATCGCCGCCGCGGTCGTTGCCGTCGTCCTCGCGCTTCTCCCGGCCGGCGCCACAGGTGCCGGCCTCAAGGTCGGCTTCTACAGCAAGACATGCCCGTCGGCGGAGTCCCTGGTGCAGCAGGCGGTGGCTGCCGCCTTCAAGAACAACAGCGGCATCGCCGCCGGCCTCATCCGCCTGCACTTCCATGACTGCTTCGTCAGG GGCTGCGACGGCTCGGTGCTGATCGACTCGACGGCGAACAACACGGCGGAGAAGGACGCGGTCCCGAACAACCCGAGCCTGCGGGGCTTCGAGGTCATCGACGCCGCCAAGAAGGCGGTGGAGGCGCGGTGCCCCAAGACGGTGTCCTGCGCCGACATCCTGGCGTTCGCGGCGCGGGACAGCATCGCGCTGGCGGGGAACAACCTGACGTACAAGGTCCCCGCGGGGCGGCGCGACGGGCGGGTGTCCAGGGACACGGATGCCAACAGCAACCTCCCCTCGCCGCTCTCCACCGCCGCCGAGCTCGTTGGCAACTTCACGCGCAAGAACCTCACCGCCGAGGACATGGTGGTGCTCTCCGGCGCGCACACCGTCGGCCGCTCCCACTGCTCCTCCTTCACCAACCGCCTCTACGGCTTCAGCAACGCCAGCGACGTCGACCCCACCATCAGCTCCGCCTACGCCCTCCTGCTGCGGGCCATCTGCCCGTCCAACACCAGCCAGTTCTTCCCCAACACCACCACCGACATGGACCTCATCACGCCCGCGCTGCTCGACAACAGGTACTACGTCGGCCTCGCCAACAACCTCGGCCTCTTCACGTCCGACCAGGCGCTACTCACCAACGCCACGCTCAAGAAGTCCGTCGACGCCTTCGTCAAGAGCGAAAGCGCGTGGAAGACCAAGTTCGCAAAGTCCATGGTCAAGATGGGCAATATCGACGTGCTCACGGGCACCAAGGGGGAGATCAGGCTCAACTGCAGGGTCATCAACAGCGGCAGCAGCAGCTCTGGATTATTTCAGCTTCACACGGCAACCGCCTCTGCCGAGGAATTCGCCCACGTTGCAACCAACTAG